Proteins from a single region of Bacteroidota bacterium:
- a CDS encoding DinB family protein, which produces MTTLEIFYKIVFDRWNTSLKNCDNLLNELSDETLMREIAPGKNRGLYVLGHLIAVHDDMLVLLDMGNKIYPELHEPFLKAADKTVENLPSVGELRAFWKNQCAILAQKFESLQPEQWMEKHTSVSAEDFAKEPHRNKFNIIVTRTTHLQYHIGQLRLLK; this is translated from the coding sequence ATGACAACGTTAGAAATTTTTTACAAAATTGTATTTGACCGATGGAATACTTCATTAAAAAACTGTGATAATTTGCTCAATGAATTAAGCGATGAAACACTGATGAGGGAAATTGCACCGGGCAAAAACAGAGGCCTTTATGTGTTAGGTCACCTCATAGCAGTGCATGATGATATGTTGGTATTACTCGACATGGGAAACAAAATTTATCCTGAATTACATGAACCCTTTTTGAAAGCCGCCGATAAAACGGTAGAAAATTTGCCCTCCGTTGGCGAATTACGTGCATTCTGGAAAAATCAATGTGCCATTTTAGCACAAAAATTCGAATCCTTACAACCTGAACAATGGATGGAAAAACATACCAGCGTTTCTGCTGAAGATTTTGCAAAAGAACCACATCGCAATAAGTTTAATATCATAGTTACCAGAACTACCCATTTACAATATCATATTGGGCAGTTAAGGTTACTTAAGTGA
- a CDS encoding Na+/H+ antiporter gives MHTILPFLLAMVAVIVLLHMWANKLKIAYPILLVLGGLVISFIPGLPHVKVNPDLIFFLFLPALLFEAAWSISFKEMKKWWRIIGSFAFLVVFFTALSVALFTNYLIPGFTIALGFLLGGIVSPPDAVSTGAITKFVKIPKATATILEGESLLNDASSLIIFRFALIAVGTGQFILKDTSLSFLWMVIGGVAIGLILGWIFVQAHKRLPTDATSDIALTLIEPYLIYWVAEQIHSSGVLAVVAAGLYMSSKSLTFLNSSSRVKGYSVWESFVFILNGIVFLIIGLQLPQIVDGLKETGIPVSTAIGYGVMVTIVLILVRIVSSYIALLATFIFRPSVAPRASTRRRTWLLPLMLGWTGMRGVVSLAAALAIPVQINGADFPYRDLILFITFVVILLTLVVQGLTLPYFIRRFKVFDTIKEEPEEEIRKKMKHDLREHTFTFLKNKYDGESQQQTGIQKLLLYWEDKTKEANNDEWITDEAKILLIEVLEVQRAFLTELNKDPSINEDIIQTQLYQLDLEEERLKII, from the coding sequence ATGCATACAATTTTACCTTTTTTATTGGCAATGGTAGCGGTTATTGTACTGTTACACATGTGGGCAAACAAACTCAAAATAGCATACCCCATTTTACTGGTATTGGGCGGTTTAGTTATAAGTTTTATCCCGGGATTACCGCATGTAAAAGTGAATCCCGATTTAATATTTTTCTTGTTTCTACCCGCATTATTATTTGAGGCTGCCTGGTCCATCTCATTTAAGGAAATGAAAAAATGGTGGCGCATTATTGGCAGTTTCGCGTTCTTAGTGGTGTTTTTTACGGCATTATCAGTTGCTTTGTTTACCAATTATTTAATTCCCGGATTTACAATAGCATTAGGATTTTTATTAGGCGGAATTGTTTCCCCACCGGATGCAGTGAGTACGGGAGCCATCACAAAATTTGTAAAAATTCCCAAAGCAACAGCAACCATTCTTGAAGGGGAAAGTTTATTAAATGATGCATCCTCTTTAATTATTTTCCGCTTTGCATTAATTGCAGTTGGCACCGGACAATTTATTTTGAAAGATACGTCTTTAAGTTTTTTATGGATGGTAATCGGAGGTGTGGCCATTGGATTAATTTTAGGATGGATATTTGTTCAGGCACATAAACGACTACCCACCGACGCAACTTCAGATATTGCATTAACTCTGATTGAGCCTTATTTAATTTATTGGGTAGCTGAACAAATTCACAGTTCAGGTGTACTGGCGGTTGTAGCTGCCGGACTTTACATGTCATCAAAAAGTCTTACCTTTTTAAATAGCAGCAGTCGCGTAAAAGGGTATAGTGTTTGGGAAAGTTTTGTATTTATTTTAAATGGAATTGTATTTCTCATTATTGGCTTACAATTACCTCAAATTGTTGACGGTTTAAAAGAAACAGGCATTCCGGTGTCCACTGCAATTGGATACGGCGTTATGGTTACCATCGTTTTAATTCTGGTTCGCATTGTAAGTTCCTATATCGCTCTATTAGCCACATTTATTTTCCGCCCGAGTGTTGCACCTCGTGCCTCAACAAGAAGGCGTACGTGGTTATTGCCTTTAATGTTAGGGTGGACCGGCATGCGTGGAGTAGTATCATTAGCTGCTGCACTTGCCATTCCGGTTCAAATAAATGGTGCTGATTTTCCTTATCGTGATTTAATATTATTTATTACGTTCGTCGTAATTCTACTTACTCTAGTGGTTCAAGGATTAACATTACCTTATTTTATCCGCAGATTTAAAGTATTCGATACTATAAAAGAAGAACCCGAAGAGGAAATTCGTAAAAAAATGAAACATGATTTACGCGAACACACATTTACGTTTTTAAAAAACAAATACGACGGCGAATCACAACAACAAACCGGAATTCAAAAACTATTGCTCTATTGGGAGGACAAAACTAAAGAAGCAAATAATGATGAATGGATAACCGATGAAGCTAAAATATTATTAATAGAAGTATTAGAAGTGCAAAGGGCCTTTTTAACTGAACTCAACAAAGACCCCTCAATTAATGAAGATATCATTCAAACCCAACTTTATCAATTGGATTTGGAAGAAGAGCGATTGAAAATTATATAA